The segment GGGATGCATCGGGCACTTTTTCCGGCGTCGCGGTCGAACCCGGCGCGGCGGTGCCGGCGGTGGGTACCTCCACGGAAGGTGCGGTGCCCGCGGAGCCGCTGCCCGCCGTCGTACTTCCTGCTTTCGCGGTGAACGTGAAGGTGCCTTCGATGGGGTGCGAATCCGAACTGACAACTCGCCAGATGACAGTGAAGGCGCCGGCAGGTGCGCCAGGCCGCAGTTTCTGCGACACCACGGCGTCCACAATCTCGACGGAACCATCTGCCCAGTTCTGGCCTGAGGCGTCGTTCACCCGGATCTGTGAGCCGAGCAGAAGCGGCCGGTTGTTGAACGTGATGGACACGGAGTCCGGGACGCTGGCAACGGTTGAGCCGTTGGCCGGTGACGTTGACTCGGCGACGTCGTGCGCGAAGGCGGGTGCCGCTGAGAACAGGGCGGCAGAGAAAAGAACCGCTGTGAAAGCGACGACGACGGCCAGCAGCTGGCGGATAGGGCGCATGAGCGAATGACTCCCTTGGTGTTGGATTCCTTACAGACTAGGCGAATTCGCGGGAGGGCCTAAGCCGCGGGCATAGGATTTGAGAGCACACTTCCCCGATCCCCGGAGACTTCCATGCTCAAGCAGGGCTCAGCCATCGACCGCTACTTCAAGATTTCGGAACGCGGATCCAACTACTCGCGAGAAATCCGAGGCGGCTTCGCGACCTTCTTTGCGATGAGCTACATCGTGGTCCTCAATCCATTGATCCTTTCCGGGGCGGACTCGAGTGGCGCTTCCCTTGGCTTCGCCGCCGTCGCCGCCACCACGGCCTTCGTAGCCGGCATCCTGACCATCCTCATGGGAGCCTGGGCCAAGCACCCCTTCGCAGTGGCTACCGGGCTGGGCGTCAACGCCTTCGTGGCAGTCACGATTGCGTCGCACCCCGGCCTGACGTGGCCGGACATGATGGGCCTGGTGATGCTCTCGGGCCTGACCATGCTGATCCTGGTGCTCACGGGTTTCCGGACCGCGGTTTTCAAAGCCGTACCTGAGGCACTGAAGACAGCGATCGTGGTGGGCATCGGCCTTTTCATCGCGCTGATCGGCCTGGTCAACGCCGGCTTCGTACGCCGCATCCCGGACGCCGCCGGCACCACGGTCCCGCTGGGCCTGGGCGTCGACGGGAAGCTGCTTGGCTGGCCCACCCTGGTGTTCGTTGTAGGCCTGGTCCTGACCATCGCCTTGGTGGTCCGCAAAGTACGTGGCGCCATCCTGATCGGCATCGTCGTCTCCACGGCCCTCGCGGCCATCCTTGAATTCACCCTGCACATCGGCCCGAGTTTCGACGGCAAGACCTACAATCCCCGTGGCTGGTCCCTCGTTGCGCCCAAGTTCACCGAGTGGGCCGCACCGGACTTGTCCCTCATCGGCAAGGCGAACCCCCTCGGCGCGTTCCAGCACCTTGGCATCATCGCCGCCACGCTGTTGGCATTCGTGATCCTGCTCAGCATCTTCTTCGACGCCATGGGCACCATGGTGGGCCTGGCCAGGGAAGCAGGAAACATCGACAAGCACGGAAACATCCCCAACGTGGACCGCGTCCTGCAAGTGGACGCGCTCGGTGCGATCATCGGTGGCGGCTCGTCCGTGTCCTCCAACCAGATCTTCGTGGAATCCGGCGCCGGCATCGGCGAAGGCGCCCGCACCGGCCTCGCGTCGATCGTGACCGGCCTGCTGTTCCTGGTAGCCATGTTCTTCACCCCGCTCATCAACCTGGTCCCGTTCGAAGCCGTCGCCCCCGCCCTGGTGGTGGTGGGTTTCATGATGGTGTCCCAGGTGGGCAAGATCCACTGGCAGGACTGGGGTGTCGGCATTCCCGCATTCCTGACCTTGTCCCTCATGCCGTTCACCTACTCGATCGCCAACGGCCTGGGCGCCGGGTTCATTTCCTTCGCACTCATCCGCACCTTCCAGGGCCGGGCCCGCGAAGTCCATCCGCTCATGTGGGCCGTGGCCGCAGCATTCCTGCTGTTCTTCGGGATCGGTCCCGTCGAGGAAATCCTGGGCGTGAAGTAGGCCTTTCCGGAATACCGGACACCCTCCGCCTGCGAGCGGTGTTTTTCGCTGCCGTCATGCGCTGAGCTTGAATCATGGAGATTTCCCCCGCTGTTGCCGATGTCCGCCCGACGCCGTGGACCGGCCGCTTCGACGGCGACGGCGACGAGCACCGCCGCTGGTGGCAGGCAGTGGCGCCCCATTCTCCCGAGGTAGCCGCCCCCGGCGGGACGGAAGCGGGCTCACGGCCCGCCGTCGTCGTTGGCTTCCGCAGTGATGAAGGCGTGCGGCGCAACAAGGGCCGTATTGGCGCGGCGGCCTCGCCGGAGGCTATCCGCAAAGCTTTGGGCCCGATGGCTTTCCATCTGGACCGCGACGTGTTCGACGCCGGGGACGTCGTTGTGGAGGACGGCTCGCTGGAGGCGGGGCAGGATCGCGCGGGCCGCGTGATTTCGGACTTGCTCGACGCCGGCAAACTCACGGTGCTGCTCGGCGGCGGCCATGAAACTGCTTTCGCCAGCTACCTGGGCGTGGCTGGCTCGGAGGCTGTGGCAAGCGGCAAGCGCCTCGGCGTCCTGAACCTGGACGCGCACTTCGACCTTCGGGACGAGCCGGTGCCGAGTTCGGGCACGCCGTTCCTGCAGATGGCTCGAGCGGAAGCCGCCGAGGGCCGCGAACTGAACTACGCCGTCGTCGGAATTTCCGAGCCCAACAACACGCGTACCCTGTTCGACACGGCGGACCGCCTCGGCGTGAAGTACCTGCTGGATGAGGACTGCTCCCCGGAGGCCGTGCAGGAGTTCGTGGCACGGTTCCTGGACACCGTGGACGTGCTCTACCTGACGATTGACCTGGACGTGCTGCCGGCGTCGGTTGCTCCCGGCGTGAGTGCTCCCGCGGCGTATGGTGTGCCGATGCCCGTCATCAGCGCGGTGTGCAAGCAACTTGCCGCGAGCGGAAAGCTCCTGCACCTGGACGTTGCCGAGCTCAACCCCGAGTTCGATATCGACTCGCGGACCGCCAAGGTGGCCGCGCGCTTGGTGAACACGCTGCTGGGGTAGCCGTTCCCCAACCCAACTGACTCGCATTTGTTGTCGTTCTGAGCCCCCAAAACGACAACAAATGCGAGTCAGTTGGGCCTCAGGCGACGGCGCGGAGCCTCACGGCGATGAACTGACGGCCGGGGAGTTCCAGGC is part of the Arthrobacter ramosus genome and harbors:
- a CDS encoding copper resistance CopC family protein produces the protein MRPIRQLLAVVVAFTAVLFSAALFSAAPAFAHDVAESTSPANGSTVASVPDSVSITFNNRPLLLGSQIRVNDASGQNWADGSVEIVDAVVSQKLRPGAPAGAFTVIWRVVSSDSHPIEGTFTFTAKAGSTTAGSGSAGTAPSVEVPTAGTAAPGSTATPEKVPDASQPFPWSIVVFAVVAAGLLVFLGVTARRRLAVGDSGDSDDSGDDEDPEDS
- a CDS encoding NCS2 family permease, with protein sequence MLKQGSAIDRYFKISERGSNYSREIRGGFATFFAMSYIVVLNPLILSGADSSGASLGFAAVAATTAFVAGILTILMGAWAKHPFAVATGLGVNAFVAVTIASHPGLTWPDMMGLVMLSGLTMLILVLTGFRTAVFKAVPEALKTAIVVGIGLFIALIGLVNAGFVRRIPDAAGTTVPLGLGVDGKLLGWPTLVFVVGLVLTIALVVRKVRGAILIGIVVSTALAAILEFTLHIGPSFDGKTYNPRGWSLVAPKFTEWAAPDLSLIGKANPLGAFQHLGIIAATLLAFVILLSIFFDAMGTMVGLAREAGNIDKHGNIPNVDRVLQVDALGAIIGGGSSVSSNQIFVESGAGIGEGARTGLASIVTGLLFLVAMFFTPLINLVPFEAVAPALVVVGFMMVSQVGKIHWQDWGVGIPAFLTLSLMPFTYSIANGLGAGFISFALIRTFQGRAREVHPLMWAVAAAFLLFFGIGPVEEILGVK
- the hutG gene encoding formimidoylglutamase, giving the protein MEISPAVADVRPTPWTGRFDGDGDEHRRWWQAVAPHSPEVAAPGGTEAGSRPAVVVGFRSDEGVRRNKGRIGAAASPEAIRKALGPMAFHLDRDVFDAGDVVVEDGSLEAGQDRAGRVISDLLDAGKLTVLLGGGHETAFASYLGVAGSEAVASGKRLGVLNLDAHFDLRDEPVPSSGTPFLQMARAEAAEGRELNYAVVGISEPNNTRTLFDTADRLGVKYLLDEDCSPEAVQEFVARFLDTVDVLYLTIDLDVLPASVAPGVSAPAAYGVPMPVISAVCKQLAASGKLLHLDVAELNPEFDIDSRTAKVAARLVNTLLG